In the Acropora muricata isolate sample 2 chromosome 1, ASM3666990v1, whole genome shotgun sequence genome, one interval contains:
- the LOC136931923 gene encoding uncharacterized protein has product MARQFWLEVILLVVVSLALGSRGSRKDSGTKPLDDLLEKIADGLAKHDKCKNIEIPDCTITEDCLQLTCSKKEFDKEISLKVKVNRCEEPVTVTIDVKVENVEWSHVFTSGDELPVPGLTVSAGGIAKAGLYVKVELQEGDGKLTLKVFLEAKVKIGSVGLGPSIELVSKQLPIQTAYCGLVRWWYDKNTAVRISVTITFLLVALFVITFGCFCGCCCCCKPCKKRSNRVI; this is encoded by the exons ATGGCTCGTCAATTTTGGTTGGAGGTGATCCTTCTTGTTGTTGTAAGTCTTGCTTTGGGAAGCCGTGGATCTAGGAAAG ACTCTGGTACCAAACCGTTAGATGATCTGTTGGAAAAAATTGCGGACGGTCTTGCAAAACATGACAAATGCAAGAATATCGAAATTCCGGATTGCACCATCACTGAAGATTGTCTTCAGCTCACATGTTCTAAGAAAGAATTTGATAAAGAAATAAGTTTGAAGGTGAAAGTAAACAG GTGTGAAGAGCCAGTCACTGTGACCATCGACGTCAAAGTGGAAAACGTGGAATGGAGTCACGTGTTTACTTCCGGTGATGAGTTACCTGTTCCTGGCTTGACAGTCAGTGCCGGAGGTATTGCCAAAGCTGGCCTGTATGTAAAAGTAGAGCTCCAAGAAGGAGATGGAAAACTAACACTCAAG GTCTTTTTGGAAGCAAAGGTGAAGATTGGATCAGTTGGCCTCGGTCCATCGATTGAGTTGGTGTCAAAACAGCTACCGATTCAAACAGCGTATTGCG GCCTTGTCCGCTGGTGGTATGATAAGAACACCGCTGTACGCATTTCTGTGACCATTACGTTTCTTCTGGTTGCGCTGTTCGTCATAACTTTTGGCTGTTTTTGCggttgctgctgctgctgtaaACCCTGCAAGAAAAGATCCAATCGAGTTATTTGA